The region TAACGAGGTTGGCGACGTTGTCGTCGACGGCGTCGCCGACGAAGATGATGTGGTCCTTGAGGAGGCGGGAGTAGATGTCGTACTGGCGCTCGCCCCGGGCCGTCTGCTCGACCACCCACGGTATCAGCGTCACGGTTTACCTCCGGCGTAAAGGCCGGCCGAAGCGGCCGGCCGTAAGGCTGTTTCCATTTGGAGGTGAGGGGATTCGAACCCCTGACCTTCTGCATGCCATGCAGACGCGCTTCCAGCTGCGCCACACCCCCAGGGTCCTTATTAGATGATAGGCGAAATCGCGGCCTAAGTCAAGGGTAAAGGCCCGCCCCCGCCGCCCGCCGTTGATTTATCGTAGCGCGCGTGTTATATTTCGCGCGCATCAACAGCTTATGGCGGCTCGCAGGATAGACCGTAGCCCGCACGTGCGGGAGAACGTGCTGGCGCTCAGGAGGCGCCGGCGTTTCGTCGAGGTTTACTTCGTCGTCGCGCTGGCCCTCGTCGCCGTCGTCCTCATCCTCCACACCCTCTTCGTCATAGGCCGGCTGCGGCGCGAGTTCCGCGTCACCAGCAACGCCTACGCCACCTTCCAAACGCTGCTCGCCTCCGACCTCCAGGACCCGGGGATGGAGGACGTCATCATCATGCTGGCGCAGGACATCGGCGGCACGATGAACTTCCCCACCGTCGCGACCGACGCCGAGGGAACGCCCCAGGTGTGGTGGCCCGGCTTCAACGAGCGGCTGGGGGCCGACCCGGACGAGAACCTCGAGCTCGTCAAGGGCTTCGCCGCCGACCTCGACCGCCGTAATGACCCCATAACCATAACGCGCTACGAGGTGGACGCCGAAACCGGCCGGCCCGCGGACCGCCTCTTCGGCCGGTTCCACTACGGCGAGCCGCGGACGATCCGCCTGCTGTACTGGGTGCCGGCGCTGGAGCTGGCCCTCATCGCCGCGTTTACGTTTACCGGCGCCCTGGCGTACCGGCGCCTGAAGAAGACGGAGCAGCAGGCCATCTGGGCCGGGATGGCGCGGGAGACGGCGCACCAGCTGGGGACCCCCGTCACTTCCCTCATCGGCTGGCTGGAGCACCTGCGCGAGCGGGCGGGCGACGACGAAGCGCTGCGGGAACCGCTCGCCGAGATGGCCGAGGACATAAAGCGCCTCGAGAAAGTGGCCGCCCGCTTCCAGGAGATAGGCGCGCCCGTGCGGTTGGCGGAGGGCGACGTCGTCCCGTTGGTGGAGCGGGCGTTGGCGTACGGCCGACGCCGCGCGCCGGCCCAGGCCGAGATAACGTTCGAGGCCAGAACGCCCGCGAAGCTGCTGGTTCCCCATAGTCCCATATTGATGGAGTGGGTGGTGGAGAACTTCGTCAAAAACGCCGTCGACGCGACGAAGGACTTATCGCCGGGGCAAGGGCGCATCGTCGTAGAGGTGCGGGAAGATGCGGATGCCGTGGCCTTGGCCGTGACCGACAACGGCGTCGGCATAGACCCGGCGGAGACGGGCCTGATATTCACGCCCGGCTACAGCACCAAAGAGAAGGGGTGGGGTTTGGGGCTATCCCTCGTGAAGCGCATCGTGGAGGAAGTCCATCACGGCCGGCTCGAGGTTCGCAGCGAGCGTGGTAAGGGTTCTACTTTCACCGCCTACGTGCCGCGGAAGTCGCGGAAAAGAGGAGAAGGTTAAATGGGGATACGTAAACCGACTATCGCCGCCCTGGGCGCGTCGGCCGCCTGGGCCGCGTTTGCGCTTTGGTCGTCGTTATCTTGCGGCACGCCGCCCGCCGGCGGGGGGGAATTCACGCTCGTCGCCGACAGCCTGGGTGAGGTCCCGATGCACCCCGACGCGTTAACGTTGGATAACCTCGCGAACGCGTTCGACGGCTCGATGGAGACGCGGTGGACGACGGTGGCGAATATGGAACCGGGTTTCTTCGTCGAGCTGCGGTTCGACCGACCCCGCAAGGTCGCCGGCCTGGTGCTGAATTCCAAGCCGACGCCCAAGGACTTCCCGCGCGGCTTCGTCGTCGAGGTATCGCGCGACGGGGAGAATTGGGAGGAGGCCGCCGCGGGCGGCCCCAAAGCGACGAAGGGCGGCGTCACGACCATAAACTTCGACCGGCCGCGCGAAGTGCGCAACGTGCTGGTAACCGTAAACAAGGCCGCGCCTTATTGGTGGTCGATATACGAGGTGGAAGTCAAGTACGCCGAATAGGCAAAGCGGGACGAAAGACGCGAGGCGCTCTTCCGGAGGCGTATAAGCTGCGGGAGGATACGGAAGCGGTAACCCCCTTTTTTAAAAAGCTAGTACACGGATGGTCGAGCGAGGGCGGCGGCGGGAAGTTCCCGCTTATCGTTTTGGCGGCGTTCGCGCTTTACCGGCTAATATACGGCTTCGTTATCTTCGACGCCATGGCCGTCCCCGAATTCGATTTTTTTTGTTTCCGGAACGTCGCCCATAGTTTCGCGCATTTCGGACTTCCCTCTTTTTACAAATGGGCCCCCGGTTACCCTCTCTTAATGGCTTTGTGGCCTTTTCACTTTGGCGGGGTTGACCGATTGCTTCAAGGCGGAGAGGTAGTTAATCTCGTAGCGTCCGTGGGAGTGCTTTTATTGTTATACCGTTGGGCCAGGGGTATCGTGGGGCCGGCGGCGGTCCTCGCCGTCGTAATAATGGGCAGTTTTAAAATCTTCGTCGAACATTCGGCGCAACCGTTGTGTGATATGGTACTTGTTTTTTTCGTCGTCGCCGCCGTATCCGGCGCCGGGACGGGGAGATTTTGGCCGTATGCGGCGGCGGGAGCGGCGGCCCTTACCAGGTACGAAGGTATCGCCTTGTTGGTTTTAGTTCTCCTGGCCGACGCACCCCGCTGGCGGTCGCGCCCCGCGGTCTTATGGTACGCGGTTGTAGCGGCGTTGCCGATAACCGCGTGGTTAGTGTTGAGCGTTCTTAATTCGCAAGTCGTAAACCCTTACGTCGAACAAATGCTGGCGTTAAAAACTGTCGGCGTCGGTTTTTTGGGGACGGTGGCGTACGTAATATTTCCCGCGTGGGCGCCCCATTTGGGTTTCGTGGCAGTTTTTTTTGCCGCGGTCGCGTTATGGGGGGCCGTACTCCTCGCCTGGCGCGGCGGCGTAGGGGCCCGCGTGTACGTGGCGTTCGCGGTATTCTATATCGCCGTCCACATGTTATTCCCGTTTAGTTTTGGAAGGTTCGTCCTACCCCTCATACCGCTCATCTCCGTGGCGTTGGTCGCGGGCGGGAAGCAAATACTGGCGTTTGGCGGAAGGGGGCTTAAGCGGGTGTCTTGGCCGGGTGTCGTGGGGGCGGCGGCCGCCGTTTTGTGGTTGGTGGGGGTTTCGGCCTCGTTTGTAACCCGGCGCAAGGAGCCGGCGTTATTCGTATGGGGAGCGGGCCTACCGCTCGCGGCGTTAATGACGGCCGCGATATGGGCCGCGTTTTTTCCCGCTCCCGTTTCGGGGGCTGAAAAACGACGTCGGTTCGCAGGATTCGTTTTCCCGTTAATTTTCTTATCCCTATTTGTAAACGCGCAAGTGAAGTTATGGGGAGCGAACTGGTACAACTTCCGGTGGCGGGGGGCTTCGCTGCGGGCGGCGGGTGAGGCATTGTCCGAATTCGTGGCCCCGCATAAAAAGGTGTGCACGGTTTGGCCCGATATTATAAAGTTCTACGCCTATCCCGCGTCGTTTAAGGTTATCAAGCCGGCGCGACTTAAGGCCCCCGACGAACGGAAGTTCGCGGCTGTGGCCGCCCGGAAAGGCGTAACGTACGTCTGTTACGACAGCATTTCGGGCAACGACCCGTTCGGTTATTTCGCCCTGAATACGGGGGTTCCCCTGCTGACGCCGTTTGCCGCGGGGGAGGACGTGCCGCCCTACGAACGCCGTAGTACCGTCGTGACGCCCGGGGAATACGTCCACGTCTACCGCTTAAAAAATGAACGCTGAAAAGGGCCGTGCGCGATAGGGTCAACTTAGATATGGGACGTCGCAACGAGAAGTTCGAGCCCCGCCGTCGGCTCACGACGGCTGCGGCGGCGTTCGTCGCCGCGATACCGACAACCGAGCGGGTGCTCGTAGCCGCGATCCTGGTTTTGGCTTTTGCCCTCTTATTGACCACTTATGATTTTTTCGCCGTACCGCCGCCGGATTTTTTCTCGTTTCACGCCGTCGCGGCCAGCTTAGGCCGATTGGAATTGCCGGGGTCGTTTAAGCGGGCTCCGGCGTACCCCGCGGCTATAGCCCTCGGCCGGCTGGTAGCGCCCGGGCCGGACCCCTTCCTTACCGCGGCGAGTGTTATAAATATCTTCGCCGCCCTGGGGGTCTTGGCGTTGACCTATTATTGGACCAGGCCGATGCTCGGGCGGTGGGCGCCGTTGGCCGTGGCGTTGGTCGCGACGTCGTCCCAGTTCGCGTTGTTGGCCGCTATGCCCTTATGTGAGATGTTGTACCTCCTCTTGATATTGGCGGCGGTGGTTACGGCGGGGCGCGCGAACGGATGGACGTACTTGTGGGCCGGCGCCGCGGCCGCGACGCGGTACGAGGCGCTGGCGATAATACCGCTGGTGGCCCTGTGCGACGCGGCTAATTGGCGCCGCCGGCCGCGGCTGATAATTTACGCCTTGCTCGCCGTCGTACCCGCGGCCGGTTGGGTGTTGGCCGGGTACTTGCTCACCGGGTCCCTCAATCCGTACGTGGAAGAGATTCGGGCGCTGGGCGCGAGCGGGTGGGCGTTTCCGCGCGTGCTCGCGGCGTCTTTCTACGACCCGGCTCGGCCCGCGTCGTGGGCGATTACGGCCGTCTTCGCCGCCGTGGCCGCGATCGGATGCGTGAAACTCGCCGTCCGGGGCGGCGCGGGCGAACGCGCCTATATCGGTTTCGCCGTTATTTATACGACGGTACACGTCGTCTTTCCGTTTAGCTTCCGCCGCTTCGTATTCCCGGTGTGGCCGTTAATGGTTTTGGCGTTGTTGGAGGGGGGCAAGGTTTTATATTCCTGGGGCGGGAAGTTGCGTTCGGGCAGGTGGTGGTACGCGACGGCCGCGGTTTTATGCGGCGTTTTCGCCGTGGGGCTCGCGTGGCGCGCGGGAACCTGGCGCGGCGGCTCTACGGAGACGTTGCTTTTCGCGGGGTTGGTCCCGCTGGCGGCCCTGGCAGCCTGCGTCGTGTGGGGAATCGCGGGCGCGCGGCTCGAACCTCGGCGATGGGCTTTGGGGGCCGTGGCGCTGGTCGCCGTCGCGTTGTTCGCCGACGGCAACTTCCGCGCGTACCTCCCCGAGCGCGAAGCCATAAAGCACGACCGAGCGTCGCTCAAGAAGGCGGCGTCGTGGCTTGCGCGCGCGGCGGGGCGCGACGAGGTCGTAATCACGGCCTACCCGTACCTTTTCGGCTACTACTTCGGCGCGGCGGGGCCCGCGGCGCGGTTGCCGGCCTCTTTCCGCACCGCCGACTTCGCTCTGTTTACGGCGCGAGCCCGGCGCGCCGGCGCGACCTACGTTTGCTACGATAGCATCTCGGCCCGCGACCTGGGCGGATATTTCGTCGAGGGCACCGGCGCCCAACTCCTTCAGCCGCTAAGCGCCGGCCGCGACGTCGGGCCTTACCGCTTTATAGGCCAAACCGAAGCTCCCGGGGAATACGTTTACATCTACCGGTTGGCCGAGGAACCGCCGGGGTGGAAGCCGCCCGGGTGGGAGAACGAACGGGGGGAATGACGGGCCCCGCCGGCGGCGAGGGCCGAAATGCCCGTAGTGCCGTCGCCGAAGAACCTCATTATTTACGTACGTTGCGCGGCCCCGACCTGCGTCGCCTCGGCGGCGTTGAGGCCGGCAGATTGAAATGTCGTCGTCGCGGATAGTATTAATCGTTTTCGCGGCCTTGTACGTCGCGTTGGTGTGGGCGGTCCGTTACGTCCCGACGCAGGACGGCCCCAGCCACCTCGCCAACGCCGCGGCGCTGAGGGACATCCTCCTCCCGGGCGACCAGGGCCTCGAGGCCGACTACTATGTCCAACGGCGGCCCGTGCCGAATTGGGCCTACTACGCCGTCGTGGCGCCGCTGGCCGTCGTCGTACCGCCGCTCGTCGCCGAGAAGCTGTTCCTCTCGGCGTACGTACTTGCCTTCGCTTTCGCGTTTTATAAACTCGCCCGCGCCGCCGGCGTCCGGACGTGGGCCGCGGCGGTAGCGGCGCTGCCGCTTTCGGTAGCGCTTCCCTTCCAGATAGGTTTTTACAATTATTGCGCCGGCGTCGTCGTTATGCTGGCGGCGTTGGCGTACTTTTGGCCGCGGCGGGACCGTCCGGGCGTTAGGGAAGCGGTCGTACTAAACGTATCAGCGGTCGCGGCATATTTTTGCCACCTGCTGCCGGCGGTGCTCTTGCTCGGCGCCGTTTATTTTTTGAACGTCGTTTTGGCGGCGGGTATCGTCCCGGGAGAGCGTTCTATAGCGCGGCGCGCCCGTTTCCTGGCCGGCCTGCTGCCGGCGTGGGTCCTGCCGCTGTATTACCTTTTCCAGCCGAGCGGCGGCGATACGACGTGGTTTCCGGCCGGCGAGCTTTTGCGGTTGCTGGTGAGTGGGTGGCCGTTGGTGTCTTTCGGCCCGGCGCAGCGGCCGGTGGGTTTTTTGGCCGCGGCGGCCGCGCTCGCCGGCGTGGCGGCGGTGTTTTGGGCCAAGAGGTCGGGCCGCCGGCCCCTACGGCAACCTCGCGACGCCTTCGGTTTATTGGCCGCGGCGTTCCTAATTTTATGCTTCGTAGCGCCGGACGCCGCCGCGGGCGGTTCGCTGGTCTCGGCCCGCCTCGCGGCGTTCGTATTCCTGTTCGTATTTATTTGGGCCGGCGACGGCCTCGGTAGGCGGGGCGACGCGGCGGCGCTGGTCGTGGCGGTTACGTTGGCGGCCGCGGCCTGGGTAGGCGATTTATATTACTATCGCAAATATGACCGCGTCCTGCGCGAGCTTACCGCCGCCGATTGCGGGTTCCGGCCCGGCGCCGGGATGGTTTACCTGGATTACGCCGAGGGCCGGCCCGGGCTGGTGCGCGTAACGTTGCACGCCGGCGCCTACTACGCGCTGCGTTCGCGCCTGCTGAATTTCTCCAATTACGAAGCCGAGCTTCCGTATTTCCCGGTGCGGTTCCGCCCCGGCGCGCCGCGGCCGGCCGCGGTCGAGATAATAGGGGGCGGCCGGTACGACGCGGAGAAATGGGCGTCGCTGGTGGATTACGTCATCACGTGGGATATGGAAGAATACCACCGCCGCCGGCTCGCCGCCGAACGTTGTTACGACCTCGTCGTCAACGGCCCGCAGCTCAAAATTTTTCGAATAAAGGCCGCCTACCGTAAAGCCGGCCGCCCGTAGGCGGCCGGCTTCGCATATGAACGTATCGCGGCGGTCCAGTTTTCGGAGTCGTTCCTTTTTATTCCCTTCTCGAGAAACGCCGTTCGGGCCCGCCCGGGCTTAAGGCCGGTGCCGGTTACTGTATGCCGGTCAAGTACGCGCCGTATACGGTGGAACGCAGCTTGGCCTGGTCGACTTCGTAGACCACTATGAAGTCGGCGTTTTCCGGGCGATAAACTTGTTTAAAAGCGTCGCCGCCGTAGTCGACGCGGATGATCGTCAGCTCGCTTCCCGCGATGTCCGTCGGCACTTTTTTCAGGCCGGTATAGCCCTTATACCATATCGCCGTAAGGCCGGGGCGGAGCGAGAGCGCGGGCGGTTCCAAGACGACGTACCGGGCGTTATAGTTCGTCAGGATGGCTAGGATCTCGCGAATGCCGCCGGCAGGCCAGTAGAGCGTGGGCCGGTCGTATTGGTAAAGCAGTTGGACGACGCGCGGCCAGGTGACGACGACCTCGTCGGGTCCGGTGTGTTCGTTGAGCCACGTCGCGACGTCGGCGAGGCGTTGGTATTCGACCCGGTCGTCGTACCGGAGCGTTTTAGCGAGTGGTTTGACGAGTGGCAGTAGCAATATTACGACCAGCGCGGCCGTGACCCAACGCCGCCGCCGTTCGAATAAACCCGCCGCCCGCATTACGCCCGCAAAGCCGAGGGGTATGGCCAGCAAGTAGAACGGCGTGAAGTAGCGGAAAAGCCCCCAGCCGCAAACGGCGAGGCCCACGATGGAGGCCAGCAGAGCGAGCGCCGGGAAGAGAAGCGCGCGCCGGCGCCTGAGCACCGGGACGGCCACGGCCGCCAGCAAGACGAACGCGGCGAACGGTGCGCCTTTGAACGGCTCGCCGGTGCCGAGATTGCCGAGCAGGAAAGGCTCGAGCGCCCGCCATATGCCCCGGACGTACCGGCCTAACAGGCCGAAGAAGTCGTACGAGGCGAAGAACCCGGCCCACGTCGGTACGTACCTTTTGATGGCCCACACTTGTTCCTGGTTGGGCGCGATTATAAAGTACTTGGCCTGGGAGTAGAGCGGGTCGCCGAAGGTGCGGGCGTTTCGTATCCACCACGGCATCGCCGCGGCGGCGAAGGCCAGCAGCGCCAGCCCGGCCGGCGCGAACGCCTTCCGCCGGTACGCCACGAACAGCGCCGCGACGTACGCGACGAGCAGCAGCGCGCCGTTCAACCGGCACAGGTACGAGAGGCTTAAAAGTATGCCCACGATAATGGGTCTAACCAGAGAGGGCCGCTCGGACTCGAAGTCGCCCGCGACGGCGATAGCGGCGAAGAAGAGCAGGGCGAAGTACGCTTCCGGTTGGACCCGGCTCGAGAACCACAGGAACGCCGGCTCGACGGCCGCGACAGCGACGCCGGCCAGCGCGAGCCCCGGCCCGAGCCACCGCCGGATGAGCAGGTATAACAACGCCAGCGCGCCGAGCGACGCTATGAGCGTGAGTATCCGCGCCGCGGCGGCGGTGTTCGCCCCCAGCGCGAACGTCGCCGCGGCCACCAGCGGTACCAGCGGTTGGCGGTTGCCCTCCGGGTGGACGACGGCGCCGGGCTCGCCGAAGAAGTCCCATTTGGCGTACGTTACGTACCCGCGCCCTTGGGCCAGGTTGCGGCCGACCTCCAGGATGTTTCCGGCGTCGGCCTCGGGCAAGAAATTATGGAAGAAACACCAGAGCCGTGGGGCCAAGGCGAGGACGAATATTAAAATTAAAACCGTCACCTCGGCCCGCCGCGATAGATTTGTGTTGGTCATCATAATGGCGTATTTTAGCAAAGCTTTCACGTATAGTAAAGCGTAACTAGTTGCGTCCGCCGCGGCGGTCCTTTCCTAATAATGTTGGCACGGGGCGAATAATGGGTTAAAATTATACCGGTCACGACGCTATGGATAAGCCGCGCGAGATTATCAGGGCCGTTATCCGGCTCGGGCGAGGCCGCCTCGCCGCGGCGGCGCTGGCGGGTGCCGCCGGCGTTATAGCCGTCGTCGCGGCCGCGACGTTGTTCGCCTTGGGTGCTTCGGCGCTTTGGGGGTGGTGGCCGGCCGCGGCGTTGGCGGCGGTCGCCGCCGCGGGCGCGCTGTACGGGTTCTGGCGGCTTCTGGGCCGGGGGCTGGCGGCGCGGGCGCGCCTGGCCGACGCCTTGGTTACCGCCGAGTCGCGGGTCCCGTCGCTCAGGCATCGGCTGGCGTCGGCGTACTACGTCGCCGCGGCCGAGGGCGACCGCGGGACCTCGCCCGAGTTGGCCGAGGCGTTCGTCGGCGACGTCGAGCGGCGTCTCCCGGCGAGTATGAAGGCGCCGTTGCCCGGGAGGTATCGGTTCGTGCCGCTCGGCTTGCTCTCCGGCGCGGCGGCGGCGTGGTTGGTCGTCGCGTTCGCGGCGCCCGGGTTCCTCGGCGACCGCCTGGCGGCCCTGGCGGAAGCCGCGCCGGCGGGCGGCCTTATCGCGGCTGTGTCGCCCGGCGACGCCCGCGTGGGGGTGGGCGCGACGCTGGCGGTGGAGGCGACGCTGCGGCGCGACTTTGCAGGCGAGGCGGCCGTCGTCGTCGAGCGGGGCGGCGCCGCAAGCGAGGTCCCGATGGAGCTCCGGGGGCCGCGGGAGCTCGCCGCCTCGGTGGCGGCCGGCGCCGAGGATTTCCGGTACTACGTCGTCGCCGGCGGCGAGAAGAGCCGGCGCTACAAGGTCGAGGTCGTACCGCCGCCGTCCTTCGGCGGCCTGCGCGTCGCGGTGACGCCGCCGGCGTACGCCGGCTTGCCGGCCCGGGCGCTGCCGCCGGGAGAGGGCGACGTGCGCGCGCTGGCGGGTTCCACGGTCCGCGTCGAGGTCGGCGTCGAGGGCGCGGAAGCGGTCGAGCTCGAGGCGCCCGGCGGCCTCCGCGCGACGTGCGAACCCGAGGGCGACGTCTTCGCCGGCGAGTTCGTCGTGGCCGAGGGGGGTACCTATCGCGTCAAGGCCGCGTCGCAGTGGGGCGAGACCTTTACGCCCCGCTTCGCCGTCGCGCTCGAGCCGGACGGGCCGCCGGAGGTCGCGGTCGTCGAGCCGGCCCGGGACCTGGTTATCGCCGATACGTCGCGCTCGCCGCGGCTGCGATTCACCTGCGCCGACGACTTCGGCCTGGGCGACGTGCGCGTCGTCTATTACAACGAGGCGACCGGCCGACGCCTGACGGGCGAGGTCGGCTCCGGCGCCGGCCGGCGCGAGCTGGAGGGCGACGTCGACCTCATCCCGCCCGGTATGGACCTTTTCCCCGGCGACGTCGTCTCGTACTACGTCGAGGCGTTCGACAACGACGACGTACGCGGCCCCAAGGCCGGCCGGTCGGCGACGTACCGCTTCCGCTTCCCCACCGCGGCGGAGATGTTCGAGCAGGTGAGCGAGGAGATGACGGAGGGCGTTTCGGACCTGGCGGGCTTGCGGGAGCAAACCCGGCGCCTGCGCGAGCAGTTGGAAGAGGCGGGCGCGCGGGGGCGGGAGGAGGCGTTCTCTCGGCCCGAGCTGCGCGAGCTGGTCGCGGAACAGGAGCGGCTCCGGCGCGAGCTGGGCGAAGCGGCCGAGAAGCTCGACGCCCTGCTGGAGCGCGCCGACGAGAACGTTATCAGCCCGGAGCTAGCGGCCAAGATCGTCGAGGCGAACCGGCTGTTGAACGAGGCCCTCGATGAGCAGTCGAAGGAGGCGCTGCGCAAACTGTCGGAGGCGCTCCGCGAGGTGGACCCGGAGCGTGTCCGCGAGCTTATGGAGCAGGTCAAGCTGGACCAGGCCGAGCTGGAACGCAACCTCGAGCGCGTCATAAATATCTTAAAGGACGCGCAGCGCGAGGAGCTGCTGCGCAACCTCGCCGCCTGCGCCGAGGAGTTGGCCGAGCGGCAGCGCGACGTCCTGGAGCGGCTCGAGGCCGCGGACTCCCCTCGCGACCAACGCGAGCTGGCGCGCGACGTTGAAGCCTTCGGCGCCGACGTACGCGAGTCGGCCGAGGCGTTCGACGAGGTAGACGCCGAGCTCGCGGCCGAGCTCCGCAAAATCGCCGAGGAGTACGCGGAAGGGCAAGCGAAACGGGCCGCCGAACGCGCGGCGCAATACCTCGCCGCGGGCGAAATGGAGGAGGCCGCGGCCGGCGGCGCCGCGGCGGAAAAGGAGTTGGAAGAACTGGCCGCGGCGCTGCGGGAGCTGTCGACGCGCTACCGCGAGGGGAAGCGGCGCGCGCTGTTGGCCGATTTGGACCGGGCCATTGAGCGCGTACTGGGCGCGTCCCACCGCGCGGAGGCGATGGCCGCGGAGCTGGCGGGCGGCGCCGGGCCGGCCTTCGCGGAGCGCCAGGAAGGCCTGGCGGCGGAGGTCGGCGACATAGGCGACGACGCCCGGGCGGCCGCGGAGAAGTCGCTCCTGGTGCCGCTGGCCGTCGGCGAGGCGCTGGCGGAAATCGGCGCGGAGTTAGAGGCCGGCGCGCGTAACGTCGAGCTCGGCAACCGCGGTGCCGCGGCCGAGGCGAACGTGCGGGCGTTGGCGGGCCTTAACGTCGTGGCCGCGGCGTTGTTGGAGGTGCGGAGCAACGTCGCCGCCGCCGGCTCGTCGGTGGGCCTGGCCGAGATGATCGAGCGGATGAAGAAGCTCGCCGAGGGCCAGCGCCAGGTCAACCGCCAGGGCAAATCGGTATTTTCGATGATGCCCGGGATGTCGCCGTCGGAACTCCGGCTCGCGCTCGAGCGGATGGCCGCGGAGCAGGCGATGATACGGGAGGGGTTGGAGAAGTTGGCGGGGGAGGGGCGCGGCCGCGGCGCCGAGAAGGCGGGCGAACTCGGCGGCCTGGCCGAAGAGATGGCGGAGCTCGAGCGGGAGCTCGAAGCCGGGCGCCTCGACGAGCGCGTCATCGAGAAGCAGGAGAAGCTGCTGGAGCGGATGCTCTCGTCGACGCGGGCGCTGCGGGTCCAGGGGCGCTCGAGCCGGCGCCGCGCCGAGCCGGCCCGGGAGTACGCGACGCCGACGGTGGCGCCGCTGCCCGGTACCCTCACCGCGCCCCGGCTCGAGGCCGGGCCGGCTAGCGGGCCGCCCGCGGCGGGGTACGTCCCGGCGGACCTGCGCGCGTC is a window of bacterium DNA encoding:
- a CDS encoding discoidin domain-containing protein — translated: MGIRKPTIAALGASAAWAAFALWSSLSCGTPPAGGGEFTLVADSLGEVPMHPDALTLDNLANAFDGSMETRWTTVANMEPGFFVELRFDRPRKVAGLVLNSKPTPKDFPRGFVVEVSRDGENWEEAAAGGPKATKGGVTTINFDRPREVRNVLVTVNKAAPYWWSIYEVEVKYAE
- a CDS encoding glycosyltransferase family 39 protein, which gives rise to MKALLKYAIMMTNTNLSRRAEVTVLILIFVLALAPRLWCFFHNFLPEADAGNILEVGRNLAQGRGYVTYAKWDFFGEPGAVVHPEGNRQPLVPLVAAATFALGANTAAAARILTLIASLGALALLYLLIRRWLGPGLALAGVAVAAVEPAFLWFSSRVQPEAYFALLFFAAIAVAGDFESERPSLVRPIIVGILLSLSYLCRLNGALLLVAYVAALFVAYRRKAFAPAGLALLAFAAAAMPWWIRNARTFGDPLYSQAKYFIIAPNQEQVWAIKRYVPTWAGFFASYDFFGLLGRYVRGIWRALEPFLLGNLGTGEPFKGAPFAAFVLLAAVAVPVLRRRRALLFPALALLASIVGLAVCGWGLFRYFTPFYLLAIPLGFAGVMRAAGLFERRRRWVTAALVVILLLPLVKPLAKTLRYDDRVEYQRLADVATWLNEHTGPDEVVVTWPRVVQLLYQYDRPTLYWPAGGIREILAILTNYNARYVVLEPPALSLRPGLTAIWYKGYTGLKKVPTDIAGSELTIIRVDYGGDAFKQVYRPENADFIVVYEVDQAKLRSTVYGAYLTGIQ
- a CDS encoding HAMP domain-containing sensor histidine kinase, whose translation is MAARRIDRSPHVRENVLALRRRRRFVEVYFVVALALVAVVLILHTLFVIGRLRREFRVTSNAYATFQTLLASDLQDPGMEDVIIMLAQDIGGTMNFPTVATDAEGTPQVWWPGFNERLGADPDENLELVKGFAADLDRRNDPITITRYEVDAETGRPADRLFGRFHYGEPRTIRLLYWVPALELALIAAFTFTGALAYRRLKKTEQQAIWAGMARETAHQLGTPVTSLIGWLEHLRERAGDDEALREPLAEMAEDIKRLEKVAARFQEIGAPVRLAEGDVVPLVERALAYGRRRAPAQAEITFEARTPAKLLVPHSPILMEWVVENFVKNAVDATKDLSPGQGRIVVEVREDADAVALAVTDNGVGIDPAETGLIFTPGYSTKEKGWGLGLSLVKRIVEEVHHGRLEVRSERGKGSTFTAYVPRKSRKRGEG